A window from Candidatus Paceibacterota bacterium encodes these proteins:
- a CDS encoding serine hydrolase, translated as MKHFFYVVFGGITAVACGILIAFVGRLFVVSVIPKLANINLSFLADSIVSQPIDGTSISGLKRTVRYTASEEEGLMSAATLSLPNGSINTISADAYMVKDLKTGKVIAESNPNKLLPIASLTKLVTAVVAKRLIDGETKVQITREIINTYGNTAQFKIGETFRAGDLSYPLLMDSSNDAAEALAKSYGRVKFIKTMNDFVQSIGAYRTTFYEPSGLSASSRSTVNDIAVILDWIRINEPEIMAITETKTKVMRSHTWTNPAHFLSWSNYLGGKNGYTDEADQTGAMLFEMGDKKDVYAVIVLGSNARDGDVVKLLAKISE; from the coding sequence ATGAAGCATTTCTTTTATGTAGTTTTTGGAGGTATAACTGCTGTTGCTTGTGGTATTCTGATTGCCTTTGTAGGAAGATTGTTTGTTGTATCGGTTATACCCAAACTAGCAAATATTAATCTATCGTTTCTTGCCGATTCTATTGTATCTCAACCCATAGATGGGACTTCTATCTCTGGCTTGAAACGTACAGTCCGTTATACAGCTAGTGAAGAAGAAGGTTTGATGTCAGCAGCGACGCTTTCATTACCAAATGGCTCTATAAATACCATTTCAGCAGATGCTTATATGGTAAAAGATCTAAAAACAGGAAAAGTTATTGCAGAAAGCAATCCCAACAAGCTTTTACCTATCGCTTCACTTACGAAATTGGTTACCGCTGTTGTTGCCAAAAGATTGATTGACGGTGAGACAAAGGTTCAGATTACAAGAGAAATAATCAACACTTACGGTAATACTGCTCAATTTAAAATTGGCGAAACATTTAGGGCTGGTGATTTGTCCTACCCACTCCTCATGGATTCTTCCAATGATGCGGCTGAAGCTCTGGCCAAAAGTTACGGTCGTGTGAAATTTATTAAAACTATGAATGATTTTGTTCAATCTATAGGTGCGTATAGGACTACATTCTACGAACCTTCTGGTTTGTCGGCTAGTAGTAGATCAACGGTAAATGATATTGCAGTCATACTAGATTGGATACGAATCAATGAACCGGAAATAATGGCGATTACAGAAACAAAGACAAAAGTTATGCGTTCACATACTTGGACGAATCCAGCACATTTTTTAAGTTGGTCAAATTATTTAGGTGGTAAAAATGGTTATACAGATGAAGCGGATCAAACTGGTGCAATGTTGTTTGAGATGGGTGATAAAAAAGATGTTTATGCCGTCATCGTTTTGGGAAGTAATGCGAGAGATGGGGATGTAGTTAAGTTGTTGGCGAAGATTTCGGAATAA
- a CDS encoding NYN domain-containing protein: METVLLIDGENLKGKIRAVFSETKNNKPVWHEFDFRGLFVKVLEGFVIDRKIFYFAQIKVHEGSREKSQQLIEEQRLLKTHLENQGFEVVLRGRVRGQMEEGLNGKKVLVFKEKGVDVKIAVDMVTMACDESVKEIILASSDSDLQPAIKEVRARKVSCVYLGFENQPNKGLSYTTNKTILMRNSEVLAFKTCQPTIV; this comes from the coding sequence ATGGAAACAGTCCTGTTAATTGATGGGGAGAATCTCAAGGGCAAAATAAGGGCCGTTTTCAGTGAGACTAAAAACAACAAACCAGTATGGCATGAATTTGATTTTCGTGGATTATTTGTGAAAGTCTTGGAAGGTTTTGTTATTGATCGTAAGATCTTCTATTTTGCCCAGATTAAAGTACATGAAGGAAGCAGGGAAAAATCCCAGCAACTCATAGAAGAGCAACGTTTGTTGAAGACTCATCTGGAAAATCAGGGTTTTGAAGTGGTTTTACGTGGACGCGTCAGGGGGCAAATGGAAGAAGGTCTGAATGGAAAGAAAGTCTTGGTTTTTAAAGAAAAGGGTGTGGATGTAAAAATTGCTGTTGATATGGTAACAATGGCTTGTGACGAATCTGTAAAAGAAATTATATTGGCTAGTTCCGATTCTGATCTGCAACCAGCCATCAAAGAAGTTCGTGCGCGAAAGGTAAGTTGTGTCTATCTTGGTTTTGAGAATCAGCCAAACAAAGGTTTGTCGTATACTACAAACAAGACCATTTTGATGCGCAATTCTGAGGTCCTCGCATTTAAGACGTGTCAGCCGACTATTGTTTAA
- a CDS encoding recombinase family protein translates to MPTYFVYCRKSTEAEDRQILSIDSQINELKQHAIKKGIKIVAVLTEAKSAKAPGRPVFNSLMERLYRGEADGILCWKLDRLARNPVDGGAIIWAMKEHGVKIITPLQTYGQSEDNVVWMYLEFGMAQKYVDDLSRTVKRGLRAKAESGWFPSVTPPGYMNCENDEGRNVIAKDPKRFDIIRKCWDLMLTGKYTPPEIREIANTAWRYTTNHGNPLGRSTIYNIFSNPFYHGTYEYPRGSDNWHTGRHTPMITEEEFDTVQHILSRSRHMPRNRKVFAFTGIIRCGGCQGAVTAEEKHQIICPVCKLKFAYRSKEQCPRCQTAIANMVKPVHLTYTYYHCTKSSNPACTELGVERKELERQIIRHLEGVHLPDFHNHWVNTCFGRLSTKPDTTSMLAVITQSFPNSSPDVQREIVTSIFSAIVLKDREIGVSLKIPFSFPNKAEVPTPLDQKSFTQKTLQEHMSRS, encoded by the coding sequence ATGCCCACATATTTTGTTTACTGCCGCAAATCTACCGAAGCCGAGGATAGGCAGATTTTATCAATTGATTCTCAGATCAATGAACTCAAACAGCATGCCATAAAGAAAGGAATCAAAATTGTAGCTGTTCTGACCGAGGCCAAATCAGCCAAGGCACCGGGACGTCCGGTGTTTAATTCTCTAATGGAACGGTTGTACCGTGGTGAAGCTGATGGAATCCTGTGCTGGAAATTGGACCGTCTTGCTCGTAACCCTGTTGATGGTGGTGCTATCATCTGGGCCATGAAGGAACATGGGGTAAAAATTATTACCCCTTTACAGACATACGGACAATCCGAAGACAATGTCGTCTGGATGTACCTGGAATTTGGCATGGCACAGAAATACGTTGATGACTTGAGCCGAACCGTAAAACGGGGTTTGCGGGCGAAAGCGGAATCTGGTTGGTTTCCAAGCGTTACCCCGCCAGGATACATGAATTGTGAGAACGACGAGGGACGCAATGTTATCGCCAAGGATCCCAAACGATTTGATATTATCCGAAAGTGCTGGGACTTAATGCTTACTGGAAAGTACACACCTCCAGAAATCAGAGAAATTGCCAATACCGCATGGAGGTATACAACAAATCATGGAAATCCTCTGGGGCGTAGCACCATTTACAACATCTTTTCAAATCCCTTTTACCATGGCACTTATGAATATCCAAGAGGAAGTGATAACTGGCACACTGGTCGGCATACCCCTATGATAACAGAGGAAGAATTTGATACGGTCCAACACATTTTATCACGATCTCGCCATATGCCACGAAACCGCAAGGTGTTTGCCTTCACTGGAATCATCCGGTGCGGTGGATGCCAAGGCGCTGTGACAGCAGAGGAAAAGCATCAGATTATATGCCCAGTCTGTAAATTGAAGTTCGCTTACCGCTCCAAAGAGCAGTGTCCACGATGCCAGACAGCTATCGCAAACATGGTAAAACCAGTCCACCTCACTTACACCTACTACCACTGTACCAAATCTTCCAATCCCGCCTGTACCGAGCTCGGAGTTGAGCGAAAAGAATTGGAACGTCAGATCATTCGCCACCTTGAAGGTGTGCATCTTCCCGATTTTCACAACCACTGGGTTAACACCTGTTTTGGACGTTTGAGCACAAAACCGGATACCACCAGCATGTTGGCAGTCATTACCCAATCATTCCCCAATAGCAGTCCAGATGTTCAACGAGAAATTGTTACATCAATATTTTCAGCAATAGTTCTGAAGGATAGGGAGATTGGCGTTTCGCTCAAAATTCCCTTTTCATTCCCTAACAAGGCTGAGGTGCCCACCCCGCTTGACCAAAAATCCTTTACTCAAAAGACGTTGCAGGAGCACATGTCCAGATCGTGA
- the dnaX gene encoding DNA polymerase III subunit gamma/tau → MSVLYRTYRPSKWSEVIGQDHIVSALKDAIANKRVAHAFLFSGSRGTGKTSVARILAKSVLASEEDIYEIDAASNRGIDDIRSLREHVSVLPFSSPFKVYIIDEVHMLSKEAWNALLKTLEEPPKHVIFILATTDLDKVPDTIISRCQTFSFRKPAKEIVRKMAIEVAKKEGYELDSGAGDLIALLGDGSFRDSLGMLEKVLSASSAPLDRARGMKKITREEVEAITGSPKAGLVNSFITALVEKNADNALKVLLGVEKVGISMGLFGTLVLEKARFILLVQHSVSSKSEVKERVSADDWVFIEQIAMKKGITPVVLASLLDAVDAVGRSKIEVLPLEIAVVKICEGVSK, encoded by the coding sequence ATGTCGGTATTATATAGAACCTATCGCCCTAGCAAGTGGTCAGAGGTCATCGGTCAAGACCATATCGTCTCGGCTTTGAAAGATGCTATAGCCAATAAACGTGTTGCCCACGCTTTTCTTTTTTCCGGTTCTAGAGGAACTGGTAAAACTTCAGTTGCACGCATCTTGGCAAAATCTGTTTTGGCTAGCGAAGAAGATATTTATGAAATAGACGCCGCTTCAAACCGAGGTATAGATGACATCCGTTCACTCCGAGAACATGTCTCGGTTTTACCTTTCTCTTCACCTTTTAAAGTTTATATTATTGACGAAGTCCACATGCTTTCCAAAGAAGCTTGGAATGCTCTCTTGAAGACCCTAGAAGAGCCTCCCAAACACGTTATATTCATCCTAGCGACAACGGATCTGGATAAAGTCCCTGATACCATAATCTCACGCTGTCAAACTTTCTCATTCCGTAAACCAGCAAAAGAAATAGTCCGTAAGATGGCTATAGAAGTTGCCAAGAAAGAAGGTTACGAACTTGATTCTGGTGCAGGAGATCTCATCGCACTTCTAGGTGACGGTTCATTCCGTGATTCTTTGGGAATGTTGGAAAAAGTTTTGTCTGCTTCTAGTGCTCCTCTCGACCGTGCTCGAGGCATGAAAAAAATTACTCGCGAAGAAGTAGAAGCTATCACTGGTTCTCCGAAAGCCGGTCTGGTAAATTCTTTTATTACGGCTTTAGTAGAAAAGAATGCCGACAACGCTCTGAAGGTTCTCCTTGGTGTTGAGAAAGTCGGTATCAGTATGGGATTGTTTGGTACTTTAGTTTTAGAGAAAGCTCGCTTCATTCTACTCGTTCAACATTCTGTAAGTTCTAAATCTGAGGTTAAGGAGAGGGTCTCGGCAGATGATTGGGTTTTTATAGAACAGATAGCAATGAAGAAGGGTATTACGCCTGTTGTTTTGGCGTCTCTTCTAGATGCTGTGGATGCCGTCGGTAGATCCAAGATAGAAGTTTTGCCATTGGAGATAGCGGTGGTAAAGATTTGTGAAGGAGTTTCAAAATAA
- a CDS encoding tRNA-dihydrouridine synthase, whose product MKVLDKKKEKNFWKGLGKPFFVLAPMANVTDYAFRQMIAKYGKPDVMWTEFVSADGLMSKGRKQLLHNLEFSKKEKPIVAQLFTGHPEVMKGTAELVSKLGFDGLDLNMGCPDRAVLKQGGGSSLIKNSKIALEVLKMAREGSSIPISVKTRIGYTKIDLDWIRLLLEQKLPALTVHLRTTKELSLVKAHWDVMPEIIKMRNEISPETLIIGNGDVNSLEMAQEMVRKYGCDGVMIGRGIFGRPWFFSKDPKFSEITDFSSEKTPTKQVRLKIMVEHTKLFEKTFKKGSVKMKNFDVMKKHFKAYVSGWDGAKELRVELMNCKNSKEVEKVVKEYLKLEK is encoded by the coding sequence ATGAAGGTTTTGGATAAGAAAAAAGAGAAGAACTTCTGGAAAGGCTTGGGTAAGCCGTTTTTTGTGTTAGCACCAATGGCCAATGTTACAGATTACGCTTTTCGCCAGATGATAGCTAAGTACGGTAAACCTGATGTTATGTGGACAGAATTCGTCTCAGCAGATGGACTCATGTCCAAAGGGAGGAAACAATTGTTACATAATTTGGAATTTTCTAAGAAAGAAAAACCTATTGTAGCTCAACTTTTTACAGGACATCCAGAAGTCATGAAGGGTACTGCAGAATTGGTTAGTAAACTTGGTTTTGATGGTTTGGATCTCAACATGGGTTGCCCAGATCGGGCAGTTTTGAAACAAGGAGGCGGATCTTCATTGATTAAAAATTCAAAAATAGCTCTTGAAGTACTAAAAATGGCTAGGGAAGGATCTTCTATCCCAATTTCAGTTAAAACTAGGATTGGTTATACAAAAATAGATTTGGATTGGATTAGATTGCTTTTGGAGCAAAAGCTTCCAGCTCTAACTGTTCATCTGCGCACTACAAAAGAGTTATCTTTGGTGAAAGCTCATTGGGATGTTATGCCAGAGATTATTAAAATGAGAAATGAAATATCTCCAGAGACTTTGATAATAGGAAATGGAGATGTTAATTCTCTAGAAATGGCACAAGAAATGGTCAGAAAGTATGGTTGTGATGGAGTTATGATCGGTCGGGGCATATTTGGTAGACCATGGTTTTTTTCCAAGGATCCAAAATTTAGTGAAATTACTGATTTTTCTTCAGAAAAGACGCCAACAAAACAGGTTCGGTTAAAAATCATGGTTGAACATACAAAACTCTTTGAAAAAACTTTCAAAAAGGGTAGTGTCAAGATGAAGAATTTTGATGTTATGAAGAAACACTTCAAAGCTTATGTTTCTGGTTGGGATGGTGCAAAAGAGCTTCGTGTTGAACTTATGAATTGTAAGAATTCTAAAGAAGTTGAAAAGGTTGTAAAAGAATATTTAAAATTAGAAAAATAG